A genomic window from Salvelinus namaycush isolate Seneca chromosome 5, SaNama_1.0, whole genome shotgun sequence includes:
- the LOC120047761 gene encoding cerebellin-2-like: protein MRDAVALLVLLFCLSGTWAQGQSGGVRENDITLQGHSEQGESSNNGGSDIWAQLKALRDKVQSMGTILVEQRVELRYMGNRLTASESQVEELKRDNAALETRLSVSERLGEELKRDNAAQAAALSAMGARVTASESQIEVLKTDNAAQAAELSTLGSQVEELKRENTDRPKVAFSAGLTNSGKVGPFNTETQLIYTKVFTNIGNTYNPNTGIFTAPVRGVYYFRFSMVSYETALLGGLNMYRNGQRILHNGQYYNAGNEYVCNGVTLHLQKDDTVHMRLPNGWAVYDDDSNHSTFSGFLLFPM, encoded by the exons ATGAGGGATGCTGTAGCTCTGCTggtgttgctgttctgtctgtctgggacatgGGCTCAGGGCCAGAGTGGAGGGGTTAGGGAGAATGACATCACTCTGCAGGGTCACAGCGAACAGGGGGAGAGCAGTAATAATGGTGGTTCTGATATCTGGGCTCAGCTGAAAGCACTGAGAGACAAGGTGCAAAGTATGGGAACCATCCTGGTGGAGCAGAGAGTGGAGCTGAGGTACATGGGAAACAGATTGACAGCTAGTGAGAGCCAAGTGGAGGAACTGAAGAGAGACAATGCAG CCCTGGAGACCAGACTGAGTGTCAGTGAGAGGCTGGGAGAGGAGCTGAAGAGAGACAATGCAG CACAAGCAGCAGCACTGTCAGCCATGGGGGCCAGAGTGACAGCCAGTGAGAGCCAGATAGAGGTGCTGAAGACAGACAATGCAG CCCAGGCAGCAGAACTGTCCACCTTGGGGAGCCAGGTGGAGGAGCTGAAGAGGGAGAACACAG ATAGACCAAAGGTGGCCTTCTCTGCTGGTTTGACTAACTCAGGAAAAGTAGGACCTTTCAATACTGAGACCCAGCTGATCTACACCAAGGTCTTCACAAACATCGGCAACACCTACAACCCAAATACAG GTATCTTCACAGCACCAGTGAGAGGAGTCTACTACTTCCGATTCTCTATGGTTTCTTATGAAACCGCATTGCTTGGGGGTCTAAACATGTACAGGAATGGCCAGAGAATATTGCATAATGGTCAGTATTACAATGCTGGGAATGAGTATGTGTGCAATGGAGTGACTCTGCATCTGCAAAAGGATGATACGGTCCATATGCGCCTTCCCAACGGCTGGGCAGTGTATGACGATGATTCTAACCACAGCACCTTCAGTGGCTTCCTGCTCTTCCCTATGTGA